The Mycolicibacterium mageritense genome contains a region encoding:
- a CDS encoding SDR family NAD(P)-dependent oxidoreductase, whose amino-acid sequence MIALVTGACGGIGSATVQRLVKDGVHVIATDVGERAENLPAEADYVAFDLLDGDLAELFDRLDGQGLDYLVNAAGVALFDRDGSTLDIDESVWDITLGVNLHGLRKVTTAAVPHLRRGTGKSIVNVASTAGIRGMDSPLDAYQVSKAAVVSLTRALALQLAPEGIRANTVCPGAILTPMIDYLYVDNPARRADMESRTPLRRLGMPDEIAGAIAFLLSADASFVTATDLVVDGGWTAQIK is encoded by the coding sequence ATGATCGCTCTCGTGACCGGCGCCTGCGGCGGTATCGGCTCGGCGACCGTGCAGCGTCTGGTCAAAGACGGTGTGCACGTGATCGCCACCGATGTGGGCGAACGCGCGGAAAACCTGCCGGCCGAGGCCGACTACGTGGCGTTCGATCTTCTCGACGGAGATCTGGCCGAGTTGTTCGACCGGCTCGACGGCCAAGGCCTCGACTACCTCGTCAACGCCGCCGGGGTGGCCCTGTTCGACCGCGACGGTTCGACACTCGACATCGACGAATCCGTCTGGGACATCACGCTCGGCGTCAACCTGCACGGACTGCGCAAGGTCACCACTGCGGCCGTCCCGCACCTGCGCCGTGGGACGGGCAAGAGCATCGTCAACGTCGCGAGTACCGCGGGCATCAGAGGTATGGATTCCCCCCTGGACGCGTACCAGGTCAGCAAGGCCGCGGTGGTGTCGCTGACGCGGGCGCTGGCGCTGCAGCTGGCGCCCGAGGGGATCCGGGCCAATACCGTGTGCCCCGGTGCGATCCTCACCCCGATGATCGACTACCTCTACGTCGACAATCCCGCGCGCAGGGCCGACATGGAGAGCCGCACGCCGCTGCGCCGACTGGGTATGCCCGACGAAATCGCGGGCGCCATCGCGTTTCTGCTGTCCGCCGACGCGTCGTTCGTCACCGCGACCGATCTCGTGGTCGACGGCGGCTGGACGGCCCAGATCAAGTAG
- the coaE gene encoding dephospho-CoA kinase produces the protein MLRIGLTGGIGAGKSTVSAAFSELGGIVVDGDVIAREVVEPGTEGLAKLVEAFGDGILLPDGALNRPALAAVAFSDDEKRATLNGIVHPLVARRRAELIDAAPADAVIVEDIPLLVESHMAPLFPLVVIVHADEDVRVARLISYRGFSEADARARIAAQATVEQRRVVADVWLDNSGDAEALRDSARQLWYDRILPFAQNMEIGAAAAAPAQPVPYDPSWPEQAGRIIARLQAACGHRAVRIDHVGPTAVPGTEAADVIDVQVTVESLDVADELADALTAVGYVRLADGIDGVEPDARSTVAEFDHSDDPNLWRSRLHGSADPGRPTNVHLRVEGWPDQQYALLCVDWRRAHPGTLEAGAYRRVWEWADATGWRP, from the coding sequence GTGTTGCGTATTGGACTGACCGGAGGCATCGGCGCGGGCAAGTCGACGGTATCGGCCGCGTTCAGCGAGTTGGGCGGCATCGTCGTCGACGGCGACGTGATCGCCCGTGAGGTGGTCGAGCCCGGCACCGAGGGCCTGGCCAAGCTTGTCGAGGCGTTCGGCGACGGGATCCTGCTGCCCGACGGCGCGTTGAACCGGCCTGCGCTGGCGGCCGTGGCGTTCAGCGACGACGAGAAGCGGGCGACGCTCAACGGCATCGTGCACCCCCTGGTGGCTCGGCGGCGCGCCGAGTTGATCGACGCCGCTCCCGCCGACGCGGTCATCGTCGAAGACATCCCGCTGCTCGTGGAATCCCATATGGCGCCGCTGTTTCCGTTGGTGGTGATCGTGCACGCCGACGAGGATGTGCGGGTGGCCCGGCTCATCTCCTACCGCGGCTTCAGCGAGGCCGACGCCCGTGCCAGGATCGCCGCGCAGGCCACCGTCGAGCAGCGGCGCGTTGTCGCCGACGTGTGGCTCGACAACTCGGGAGATGCGGAGGCGCTGCGGGATTCCGCCCGCCAGTTGTGGTACGACCGGATCCTGCCGTTCGCGCAGAACATGGAGATCGGTGCGGCGGCCGCAGCGCCGGCGCAGCCGGTGCCCTACGATCCGAGCTGGCCCGAGCAGGCCGGACGGATAATCGCTCGGCTGCAGGCCGCATGCGGGCATCGTGCCGTGCGCATCGACCATGTCGGCCCCACCGCGGTGCCCGGCACCGAGGCGGCCGACGTGATCGATGTGCAGGTCACCGTCGAGTCTCTCGACGTGGCAGACGAACTCGCCGACGCGCTGACGGCGGTCGGGTACGTGCGCCTCGCCGACGGCATCGACGGCGTCGAGCCCGATGCCCGCAGTACGGTCGCCGAGTTCGACCATTCCGATGATCCGAACCTGTGGCGCAGCCGGTTACACGGGTCAGCCGATCCCGGCCGGCCCACCAATGTCCACCTGCGGGTCGAGGGGTGGCCGGATCAGCAGTACGCGCTGCTGTGTGTCGATTGGCGCCGCGCCCACCCGGGGACGCTCGAGGCCGGTGCCTATCGACGGGTGTGGGAGTGGGCGGACGCGACGGGCTGGCGGCCCTAG
- a CDS encoding flavin-containing monooxygenase, with the protein MSGPSMPRVAIIGSGFSGIAAAIALRKKGIEDFVIFEQAPALGGTWWHNRYPGAEVDLESHIYSFSYERYDWTRTHAGWRELQGYLNHVANKWDLPRRIRFNEKVEDITWSDTDHAYTVSTESGADHDRFTAVISAVGFLNIPLLPPFARESSDFAGAICHTSRWIDGLDMTGKKIGVVGTGSSAVQVVTEAERVGTEVKIFQIEPNWILPKGSHDFTPLQRRLNRLAPVYAWRRLKLYLGYDLRQYRSSHARPTGWTNRRKHQAAVEFLHRELADRPDLLELATPTFPFEGRRTVVSDTYYASLRSPKVTLVPHAVKGLSRTGAIDANGDEHELDIIVLATGFDAANYLGNYRVHGRGGAELHEQWQGEPEAFLGMMVPKFPNFFIMYGPNTNSIPLVSFYEAQASFAAGLISRAARAGAGSIEVRRSAFVLYNDWVQAQLSKTVWAQVNNYFKAGTGRIVSQWPSGATPYILATKLLRRIAVRLS; encoded by the coding sequence ATGAGCGGGCCATCGATGCCGCGAGTCGCCATTATCGGATCCGGGTTCAGCGGTATCGCCGCGGCAATCGCCCTGCGCAAGAAGGGCATCGAGGACTTCGTGATCTTCGAGCAGGCCCCCGCGCTCGGCGGCACCTGGTGGCACAACCGCTACCCGGGCGCCGAAGTCGACCTGGAATCCCACATCTACTCGTTCTCCTATGAGCGCTACGACTGGACCCGCACCCACGCGGGCTGGCGCGAGCTGCAGGGCTATCTCAACCACGTCGCGAACAAGTGGGATCTGCCCCGCAGGATCCGGTTCAACGAAAAGGTCGAGGACATCACGTGGTCCGACACCGACCACGCCTACACGGTCAGCACCGAATCCGGCGCCGACCACGACCGGTTCACCGCGGTGATCAGCGCGGTCGGATTCCTCAACATCCCGTTGCTGCCGCCCTTCGCGCGCGAATCCAGCGACTTCGCCGGCGCGATCTGCCACACGTCCCGGTGGATCGACGGCCTGGACATGACCGGCAAAAAGATCGGCGTGGTGGGCACCGGATCGTCGGCCGTGCAAGTGGTCACCGAGGCCGAACGGGTGGGCACCGAGGTCAAGATCTTCCAGATCGAACCGAACTGGATCCTGCCGAAGGGCAGCCACGATTTCACGCCGCTGCAGCGCCGGCTCAACCGCCTCGCACCGGTATATGCGTGGCGACGCCTCAAGCTGTACCTCGGCTACGACCTGCGCCAGTACCGGTCGAGCCATGCCCGGCCCACCGGCTGGACCAACCGGCGGAAGCACCAGGCGGCCGTGGAATTCCTGCACCGCGAGCTGGCAGACCGGCCGGACCTGCTCGAATTGGCCACGCCGACTTTTCCGTTCGAGGGCAGGCGCACGGTGGTCAGCGACACCTACTACGCGTCGCTGCGCAGCCCGAAGGTGACGCTGGTCCCCCACGCGGTCAAAGGGCTGTCCCGCACCGGGGCGATCGACGCCAACGGTGACGAACATGAGCTCGACATCATCGTGCTCGCAACCGGATTCGACGCGGCAAACTACCTCGGCAACTATCGGGTGCACGGCCGCGGCGGCGCCGAACTGCACGAGCAGTGGCAGGGTGAACCGGAGGCCTTCCTGGGCATGATGGTGCCGAAGTTCCCCAACTTCTTCATCATGTACGGACCCAACACCAACTCGATTCCGCTCGTGTCGTTCTACGAGGCGCAGGCGTCGTTCGCGGCGGGCCTGATCTCGCGCGCCGCCCGCGCCGGTGCCGGCAGCATCGAGGTGCGCCGCTCGGCGTTCGTCCTCTACAACGACTGGGTGCAGGCGCAGTTGTCGAAAACCGTGTGGGCCCAGGTCAACAACTACTTCAAAGCGGGCACTGGCCGCATCGTCTCCCAGTGGCCTTCCGGCGCGACGCCGTACATCCTGGCGACCAAGCTGTTGCGCCGGATCGCCGTGCGGCTGTCCTAG